In a single window of the Pseudomonas oryzihabitans genome:
- the polA gene encoding DNA polymerase I translates to MSHAPLVLVDGSSYLYRAFHALPPLMTSTGKPTGAVKGVLNMLLSLRRQYPDSLFAVVFDAKGPTFRDALFADYKAQRPAMPDDLRGQVEPLHACIRALGLPLLAIEGVEADDVIGTLARHCASAERPVVISTGDKDMAQLVCPYVTLVNTMSGSVLDVEGVKTKFGVGPELIIDYLALMGDKIDNIPGVPGVGEKTAAGLLNGIGGGLDTLYANLDAVAALPLRGAKSLAAKLDQHREQAYLSYQLATIKLDVPLELTFDELKVGEPHVEALMALYQELEFKSWLDDLIRDTKRQGAPLPLAEDAATTQVETHYDTVLEQADFDAWLARLQAADCFAFDTETTSIDAQRAELVGLSFAVAPGQAAYVPLAHSYMGAPTQLALEPVLAALKPLLEDPAKLKVMQHGKYDLNVLTRYGITIQGIAFDTMLESYVLDATATRHDMDSLALKYLGHSTIRFEDIAGKGAKQLTFDQIAIEQAGPYAAEDADVTLRLHETLWPKLEAIPGLAGVLRDIEMPLVPALARIERNGALVDSALLGVQSRELGEKMIALEKEAYGLAGQEFNLGSPKQLGEILFVKLGLPVVSKTASGQPSTAEAVLQELADQDFPLPKVLMQYRQMSKLKSTYTDKLPQQINPRTGRIHTSYHQAVTATGRLSSSDPNLQNIPIRTAEGRRIRQAFVAPKGYRLLAADYSQIELRIMAHLAQDEGLLHAFQNDLDVHRATAAEVMGVPLEEVSNEDRRRAKAINFGLIYGMSAFGLAKQIGVGRAEAQAYIDRYFQRYPGVLAYMERTRAQVVDQGYVETLYGRRLYLPDIHSKNQGLRRAAERAAINAPMQGTAADIIKRAMIAVDAWLQSTPELDARVILQVHDELVLEVREDQVERLREGLLPLMSGAGELDVPLLVESGVGGNWDEAH, encoded by the coding sequence ATGAGCCACGCCCCTCTCGTCCTGGTGGACGGTTCCTCCTATCTGTATCGCGCCTTCCATGCCCTGCCGCCGCTGATGACTTCCACCGGCAAGCCGACCGGCGCGGTGAAGGGCGTGCTCAACATGCTGCTCTCGCTGCGCCGCCAGTATCCGGACAGCCTCTTCGCGGTGGTCTTCGACGCCAAAGGGCCGACCTTCCGCGACGCCCTCTTCGCCGACTACAAGGCCCAGCGCCCGGCCATGCCCGATGACCTGCGCGGCCAGGTCGAGCCGCTGCACGCCTGCATCCGCGCCCTGGGCTTGCCGCTGCTAGCCATCGAAGGGGTGGAGGCCGACGACGTCATCGGCACCCTCGCCCGTCATTGCGCCAGCGCCGAGCGCCCGGTGGTGATCTCCACCGGCGACAAGGACATGGCCCAGCTGGTCTGCCCCTATGTCACCCTGGTCAACACCATGAGTGGCAGCGTGCTGGACGTGGAAGGGGTCAAGACCAAGTTCGGCGTGGGCCCCGAGCTGATCATCGACTACCTGGCGCTGATGGGCGACAAGATCGACAACATCCCCGGGGTGCCGGGGGTGGGCGAGAAGACCGCCGCCGGCCTGCTCAATGGCATCGGTGGTGGCCTGGATACCCTCTATGCCAACCTCGACGCCGTGGCCGCCCTGCCCCTGCGCGGCGCCAAGTCGCTGGCCGCCAAGCTGGACCAGCATCGCGAGCAGGCCTACCTGTCCTACCAGCTGGCCACCATCAAGCTGGACGTGCCGCTGGAGCTGACCTTCGACGAGCTCAAAGTCGGCGAGCCCCATGTGGAAGCCCTGATGGCGCTCTACCAGGAGCTGGAATTCAAGTCCTGGCTGGACGACCTGATCCGCGACACCAAGCGGCAGGGCGCCCCCCTGCCGCTGGCCGAGGATGCCGCCACCACCCAGGTGGAAACCCACTATGACACCGTGCTGGAACAGGCCGACTTCGACGCCTGGCTGGCGCGGCTGCAGGCCGCCGACTGCTTCGCCTTCGACACCGAGACCACCAGCATCGACGCCCAGCGCGCCGAGCTGGTAGGGCTATCCTTTGCCGTGGCGCCGGGCCAGGCCGCCTATGTGCCCCTGGCCCACAGCTACATGGGCGCGCCGACCCAGCTCGCGCTGGAGCCGGTGCTGGCAGCGCTCAAGCCGCTGCTGGAGGACCCGGCCAAGCTCAAGGTCATGCAGCACGGCAAGTACGACCTCAATGTGCTGACCCGCTACGGCATCACGATCCAGGGCATCGCCTTCGACACCATGCTCGAATCCTATGTGCTGGATGCCACCGCCACCCGTCACGACATGGACAGCCTGGCGCTCAAGTATCTGGGCCACAGCACCATCCGTTTCGAGGACATCGCCGGCAAGGGCGCCAAGCAGCTGACCTTCGACCAGATCGCCATCGAGCAGGCCGGGCCCTATGCCGCCGAGGATGCCGACGTCACCCTACGCCTGCACGAGACCCTCTGGCCCAAGCTGGAAGCCATCCCCGGCCTGGCTGGGGTGCTGCGCGACATCGAGATGCCGCTGGTGCCGGCACTGGCGCGCATCGAGCGCAACGGCGCCCTGGTGGATTCGGCGCTGCTCGGGGTGCAGAGCCGCGAACTGGGCGAGAAGATGATCGCCCTGGAAAAGGAGGCCTATGGGCTTGCCGGCCAGGAATTCAACCTGGGTTCGCCCAAGCAGCTGGGCGAGATCCTCTTCGTCAAGCTGGGCCTGCCGGTGGTCAGCAAGACCGCCTCCGGCCAGCCCTCCACCGCCGAGGCGGTGTTGCAGGAACTGGCCGACCAGGATTTCCCGCTGCCCAAGGTGCTGATGCAGTACCGGCAGATGAGCAAGCTCAAGAGCACCTACACCGACAAGCTGCCGCAGCAGATCAATCCGCGTACCGGCCGTATCCACACCAGCTACCACCAGGCGGTCACGGCCACCGGCCGGCTGTCTTCCAGCGACCCGAATCTGCAGAACATTCCGATCCGTACCGCCGAGGGCCGGCGCATCCGCCAGGCCTTTGTCGCGCCAAAAGGCTATCGCCTGCTGGCGGCGGACTATTCGCAGATCGAACTGCGCATCATGGCCCACCTGGCCCAGGACGAAGGCCTGCTGCACGCCTTCCAGAACGACCTGGACGTGCACCGCGCCACTGCCGCCGAGGTGATGGGCGTGCCCCTGGAAGAGGTCAGCAACGAGGATCGCCGCCGCGCCAAGGCCATCAACTTCGGCCTGATCTATGGCATGAGTGCCTTCGGCCTGGCCAAGCAGATCGGCGTCGGCCGGGCCGAGGCCCAGGCCTATATCGATCGTTATTTCCAGCGCTATCCCGGCGTGCTGGCCTACATGGAACGCACCCGCGCCCAGGTGGTGGACCAGGGCTACGTGGAAACCCTCTACGGTCGCCGGCTGTACCTGCCGGACATCCACTCCAAGAACCAGGGCCTGCGTCGCGCGGCCGAGCGGGCGGCGATCAACGCGCCCATGCAGGGCACCGCGGCGGACATCATCAAACGCGCCATGATCGCGGTGGACGCCTGGCTGCAGTCGACCCCTGAGCTGGACGCCCGGGTGATCCTGCAGGTACACGATGAACTGGTGCTGGAAGTCCGCGAAGACCAGGTGGAGCGCCTGCGCGAAGGCCTGCTACCGCTGATGAGCGGTGCCGGCGAGCTGGACGTGCCGCTGCTGGTGGAGTCAGGGGTGGGTGGCAATTGGGATGAGGCGCACTGA
- a CDS encoding DUF2782 domain-containing protein: protein MGARRFLFAALLLAPLVQAAEPLPPGEKPLPDEIKVIRYQAGDQTIEETRIRGVLQSTRVIPKHGAPYELVPADGSSTAANDKPTLHVPSWRLFSW, encoded by the coding sequence ATGGGTGCTCGTCGCTTCCTCTTCGCCGCGTTGCTGCTGGCCCCGCTGGTGCAGGCTGCGGAACCGCTGCCGCCGGGGGAAAAGCCCCTGCCTGACGAGATCAAGGTGATCCGCTACCAGGCCGGCGACCAGACCATCGAGGAGACGCGGATCCGCGGCGTGCTGCAGTCCACCCGGGTCATCCCCAAGCACGGCGCACCCTACGAGCTGGTACCCGCCGATGGCAGCAGCACCGCCGCCAACGACAAGCCGACCCTGCACGTCCCCAGCTGGCGACTGTTCAGCTGGTAG
- a CDS encoding homoserine kinase: MSVFTPLDRPTLEAFLAPYGLGRLRDFRGIAEGSENTNYFISLEGGEFVLTLVERGPVAEMPFFIELLDVLHDADLPVPYAVRTQDGQALRQLAGKPALLQPRLAGRHERAPNPHHCSEVGHLLGHLHRATAGERRIERASDRGLAWMLAEGERLAPSLDATAQPLLERTLGEIRSLLAEQPPLPEANLHGDLFRDNVMFDGPQLSGVIDFYNASSGWMLYDLAITVNDWCSTDDGALDLPRARALLAAYAADRHFTPREAELWPVLLRVACVRFWLSRLIAAQAFAGQDVLIHDPAEFQQRLAARQQTLLELPLTL; the protein is encoded by the coding sequence ATGTCCGTCTTCACGCCCCTCGATCGTCCCACCCTCGAAGCCTTTCTCGCGCCCTATGGCCTGGGTCGGCTGCGGGATTTCCGGGGCATCGCCGAGGGCTCGGAAAACACCAACTACTTCATCAGCCTGGAAGGCGGCGAATTCGTCCTGACCCTGGTGGAGCGCGGCCCGGTGGCAGAAATGCCGTTCTTCATCGAGCTGCTCGACGTCCTCCACGACGCCGACCTGCCGGTGCCCTATGCGGTGCGTACCCAGGATGGTCAGGCCCTGCGCCAGCTGGCGGGCAAGCCGGCGCTGCTGCAGCCGCGCCTGGCCGGTCGTCACGAGCGTGCGCCCAATCCCCATCACTGCAGCGAAGTCGGCCACCTGCTGGGGCATCTGCACCGGGCCACCGCAGGCGAGCGGCGCATCGAGCGCGCCAGTGACCGTGGCCTGGCCTGGATGCTGGCCGAAGGCGAGCGCCTGGCGCCGAGCCTGGACGCCACGGCCCAGCCGCTGCTTGAGCGCACCCTGGGGGAAATCCGCAGCCTGCTGGCCGAGCAGCCGCCGTTGCCCGAGGCCAACCTGCACGGCGATCTGTTCCGCGACAATGTGATGTTCGATGGTCCGCAGCTGTCGGGCGTCATCGACTTCTACAACGCCAGTTCCGGCTGGATGCTCTATGACCTCGCCATCACGGTGAACGACTGGTGCTCCACCGACGATGGCGCGCTGGACCTGCCACGCGCCCGGGCGCTGCTGGCAGCCTATGCCGCCGACCGCCATTTCACGCCCCGTGAAGCCGAACTGTGGCCGGTGCTCCTGCGGGTCGCCTGCGTGCGTTTCTGGCTGTCCCGGTTGATCGCCGCCCAGGCCTTCGCCGGTCAGGACGTGCTGATTCACGACCCGGCCGAATTCCAGCAGCGCCTGGCGGCGCGCCAGCAGACCCTGCTGGAATTGCCGCTGACCCTGTAA
- a CDS encoding curli fiber surface-exposed nucleator CsgB yields the protein MRSLPRGLAVILTLALGLTATASAADLMETGDLGQAPAAQHDAAIRQLGVNNRALIDQRGTALRGQIVQSGAAQEATILQDGSELSAVILQGGYGNVARIEQVGSGNQADILQLGVQGNARIEQHGSGLSSRIVQYGSNQNTVVRQYR from the coding sequence ATGCGCAGCCTACCCCGCGGCCTGGCCGTGATCCTCACCCTGGCACTCGGCCTGACGGCTACGGCCTCGGCCGCCGATCTCATGGAAACCGGCGATCTGGGTCAGGCGCCGGCGGCCCAGCACGACGCCGCCATCCGCCAACTCGGCGTGAACAACCGGGCGCTCATCGACCAGCGTGGCACTGCGCTACGGGGCCAGATCGTCCAGAGCGGCGCGGCCCAGGAGGCCACGATCCTGCAGGACGGCTCCGAGCTGAGCGCGGTCATCCTGCAAGGCGGCTACGGCAACGTCGCGCGTATCGAGCAGGTCGGCAGTGGCAATCAGGCGGACATCCTCCAGCTCGGCGTCCAGGGCAACGCCCGCATCGAACAACACGGCTCGGGCCTGTCCAGCCGCATCGTCCAGTACGGAAGCAACCAGAACACGGTGGTACGGCAGTACCGCTGA
- a CDS encoding CsgG/HfaB family protein, with translation MNAFSLAAALTAALVLTGCVRDPMPAEQNAAPTLTPRASTYYDLLALPPPKGPLVAAVYGFRDQTGQYKPNPASSFSTAVTQGAGSMLVDALQASGWFVVLEREGLQNLLTERKIIRATQNKPDLPENLQQALPSLQAANLLLEGGVVAYDTNVRSGGEGARYLGIGLSEEYRVDQVTVNLRAIDTRSGRVLANVMTSKTIYSIGRQAGVFKFIEFKKLLEAESGYTTNEPAQLCVLSAIEAAVAHLVAQGVERRLWLVADGRDPRDPALTKYLEPTRR, from the coding sequence ATGAACGCCTTTTCCCTGGCGGCGGCCCTGACCGCTGCTCTCGTCCTGACCGGCTGCGTACGCGACCCCATGCCCGCCGAGCAGAATGCCGCCCCGACCCTGACGCCGCGCGCCTCCACCTACTACGACCTGCTGGCGCTGCCGCCGCCCAAGGGACCGCTGGTGGCCGCCGTCTACGGCTTCCGCGATCAGACCGGACAGTACAAGCCCAACCCGGCCAGCTCCTTTTCCACCGCCGTGACCCAGGGCGCCGGCAGCATGCTGGTGGACGCCCTGCAGGCCAGCGGCTGGTTCGTGGTGCTCGAACGCGAGGGGCTGCAGAACCTGCTGACCGAGCGCAAGATCATCCGCGCCACCCAGAACAAGCCGGATCTGCCGGAAAACCTGCAGCAGGCGCTGCCGTCGCTGCAGGCGGCCAACCTGCTGCTGGAAGGCGGCGTGGTGGCCTATGACACCAATGTGCGCAGCGGCGGCGAGGGAGCCCGCTACCTGGGCATCGGCCTGTCCGAGGAGTACCGGGTGGATCAGGTCACGGTCAATCTGCGCGCCATCGATACCCGCAGCGGCCGGGTGCTGGCCAATGTCATGACCTCCAAGACCATCTATTCCATCGGTCGCCAGGCCGGCGTCTTCAAGTTCATCGAATTCAAGAAGCTGCTGGAAGCCGAGTCCGGCTACACCACCAACGAGCCGGCGCAGCTGTGCGTGCTCTCGGCCATCGAGGCGGCCGTCGCCCATCTGGTCGCCCAGGGCGTCGAGCGGCGGCTATGGCTGGTGGCGGACGGACGCGATCCCCGTGACCCGGCCCTGACCAAATACCTGGAGCCGACCCGGCGCTAG
- a CDS encoding curli assembly protein CsgF: protein MNAHAWKVLPLFWTLGIASAAATELVYSPVNPSFGGNPLNGTYLLNNATAQDRHKDPDLRSSANSQSALERFTSQLESRLLSQVLTDIKDGNSGTLSTDQFIVNIVDDSGNLTVQITDRGTGEISEISVNGFNQP from the coding sequence ATGAACGCGCACGCCTGGAAGGTCCTGCCCCTGTTCTGGACCCTGGGAATCGCCTCGGCCGCGGCGACCGAGCTGGTCTACTCGCCGGTGAATCCGTCCTTTGGCGGCAATCCGCTCAATGGCACCTACCTGCTGAACAACGCCACCGCCCAGGATCGCCACAAGGATCCGGACCTGCGCAGCAGCGCCAACAGCCAGTCGGCGCTGGAGCGCTTCACCAGCCAGCTGGAATCGCGGCTGCTGTCCCAGGTGCTGACCGACATCAAGGATGGCAACTCGGGCACGCTGTCCACCGACCAGTTCATCGTCAACATCGTCGACGACTCCGGCAACCTCACCGTGCAGATCACCGACCGCGGTACCGGGGAGATTTCGGAAATCTCTGTCAACGGCTTCAACCAACCCTGA
- the csgE gene encoding curli production assembly/transport protein CsgE: MKAVWLLFGLLLAGPLRAEGDLIQGLLVDNTISRFGHDFYRHFSDRLTDTTDLDFNLVVRERPSARWGSLVWVEYEQRLLYRQFIPPNNSELKDAAYAAADQVHEGITRRRLENLLQDTFDMDKDEL; this comes from the coding sequence ATGAAGGCGGTCTGGCTGCTGTTCGGCCTGCTGCTGGCCGGACCGCTGCGAGCCGAAGGCGATCTGATCCAGGGACTGCTGGTGGACAACACCATCTCCCGCTTCGGCCACGACTTCTATCGCCACTTTTCCGATCGCCTGACCGATACCACCGACCTGGACTTCAACCTGGTGGTGCGCGAACGGCCTTCGGCGCGCTGGGGCAGCCTGGTCTGGGTCGAGTACGAGCAGCGGCTGCTCTATCGCCAGTTCATTCCGCCGAACAACAGCGAACTCAAGGATGCGGCCTACGCCGCCGCGGATCAGGTTCACGAGGGCATCACCCGGCGCCGCCTGGAAAACCTGCTGCAGGACACTTTCGACATGGATAAGGACGAATTATGA
- a CDS encoding helix-turn-helix transcriptional regulator, translated as MSTIPANKVRLTTGNVLLAELLKPFLEERHGIELGCARELDEAGDASLVLVDLGSVPEAPLERWLASLPAAVTVAFLNASVEQALPWVERFPAIQGVFAPQASREQLLQGLGALLAGEDWLPRAVLAHLLRRSRERPSLAADGLTRREREILRLVGRGLSNAAIGQALCLSTHTVKSHMHNLLRKTGAANRAEAALRFHTGQDLPG; from the coding sequence ATGAGCACGATACCTGCGAACAAGGTCCGCCTGACGACGGGAAACGTCCTCCTGGCGGAACTGCTCAAACCCTTTCTGGAAGAACGCCACGGCATCGAGCTGGGCTGTGCCCGCGAGCTGGATGAGGCGGGGGACGCAAGCCTGGTGCTGGTCGATCTCGGCAGCGTGCCCGAGGCGCCGCTCGAACGCTGGCTGGCCAGCCTGCCCGCGGCGGTCACCGTGGCCTTTCTCAACGCCAGCGTCGAACAGGCGCTGCCCTGGGTCGAGCGCTTTCCCGCCATCCAGGGCGTGTTCGCGCCCCAGGCTAGCCGGGAGCAACTGCTGCAAGGACTGGGCGCGCTGCTGGCCGGCGAGGACTGGCTGCCCCGCGCCGTCCTGGCCCACCTGCTGCGCCGTTCCCGCGAGCGACCCAGTCTTGCCGCCGACGGCCTGACCCGCCGCGAGCGCGAGATCCTGCGGCTGGTCGGCCGGGGACTCTCCAACGCCGCCATCGGCCAGGCGCTGTGCCTGAGCACCCACACGGTCAAGAGCCACATGCACAACCTGCTCCGCAAGACCGGCGCCGCCAATCGCGCCGAGGCGGCGCTGCGCTTCCATACCGGGCAGGACCTGCCGGGATGA
- a CDS encoding SIS domain-containing protein → MLEEAAASGAAVTRQLATIDQALAALADDLRAQPPQLALTVARGSSDHAASYFAYLAMAHLGLPVLSLPPSLVTLRQAPLRVEGQLALGFSQSERSPDLIETLSALDRYGARTAALVNEIDSPLALACRHAIGVQAGPERSVAATKSFIATLAAAARLIAHWQQDETLLAAGVALPEALDRAAELSWAPALPVLRDAERCMVVGRGPGFAIAQEAALKLKETSALQGEAFSGAELQHGPLALVERGYPLLIFALRGPEQPGLLQLARDLRGRGARVLLAAPDDVAERDLPLAVAGHPDLDGLLAIQSFYRMAALLAEARGQDPDQPRHLRKVTLTR, encoded by the coding sequence ATGCTCGAAGAAGCCGCCGCCAGCGGTGCGGCGGTCACTCGCCAACTGGCGACCATCGACCAGGCCCTGGCGGCTCTGGCCGACGACCTCAGAGCCCAGCCGCCGCAGCTCGCCCTGACCGTGGCCCGCGGCAGCTCGGACCACGCCGCCAGCTATTTCGCCTACCTGGCCATGGCCCACCTCGGCCTGCCGGTGCTGTCCCTGCCGCCCTCGCTGGTGACCCTGCGCCAGGCACCGCTGCGCGTCGAAGGCCAACTCGCCCTGGGCTTTTCCCAGTCCGAGCGCAGTCCCGATCTGATCGAGACCCTCAGCGCGCTGGATCGCTATGGCGCCCGCACCGCCGCCCTGGTCAACGAGATCGATTCCCCCCTGGCGCTGGCCTGTCGCCACGCCATCGGAGTGCAGGCCGGTCCTGAACGCAGCGTCGCGGCTACCAAGAGCTTCATCGCTACCCTGGCCGCCGCCGCTCGCCTGATCGCCCATTGGCAGCAGGACGAGACACTGCTCGCCGCCGGCGTGGCCCTGCCGGAAGCCCTGGACCGGGCAGCCGAACTGAGCTGGGCGCCCGCGCTGCCGGTACTGCGCGACGCCGAGCGCTGCATGGTGGTCGGCCGTGGTCCCGGCTTCGCCATTGCCCAGGAAGCCGCACTCAAGCTCAAGGAAACCTCGGCGCTGCAGGGCGAGGCCTTCAGCGGCGCGGAATTGCAGCATGGGCCTCTGGCGCTCGTGGAGCGCGGCTATCCGCTGTTGATCTTCGCCCTGCGCGGGCCCGAGCAGCCCGGTCTGTTGCAGCTGGCGCGAGATCTGCGCGGACGCGGTGCCCGGGTGCTGCTGGCGGCCCCGGACGACGTTGCCGAGCGCGATCTGCCGCTCGCCGTCGCTGGCCACCCGGACCTGGACGGCCTGCTGGCGATCCAGAGTTTCTACCGCATGGCCGCGCTGCTGGCCGAGGCGCGTGGCCAGGACCCGGACCAGCCCCGCCATCTGCGCAAGGTCACCCTCACCCGCTAA
- a CDS encoding sigma-54-dependent transcriptional regulator → MSALPPFDPASQILLIDDDAHLRLALSQTLDLAGFKVTALADARELEMAAVRDWPGVVVSDIRMPGIDGLELLAQLHQRDAELPVVLITGHGDVPLAVQAMRAGAYDFLEKPFANDALIDSVRRALGARHLVLENRSLRLALAERHELQTRLIGQTPGMARLRDQIGALAATQADVLIHGETGAGKEVVARALHDLSNRRDGPFVAINAGALAESVVESELFGHEQGAFTGAQKRRIGKFEYASGGTLFLDEIESMSLDVQVKLLRLLQERKVERLGSNQQIPLDIRVVAATKEDLRQAADQGRFRADLYYRLNVATLRIPALRERSEDILPLFHHFARAAAERHGTPGREPDAEQRAALIAHSWPGNVRELQNAAERFALGLDLALDSSAFAPLAPMSAAPVAASAAVVAAPSSAGLAAGLGEQVEAFERDLIQRELARPHASLRSLAEALGLPRKTLSDKLRKHDLQFTGGAADEGD, encoded by the coding sequence ATGAGTGCCCTGCCCCCCTTCGATCCCGCCAGCCAGATCCTGCTGATCGACGACGACGCCCACCTGCGCCTGGCGCTGAGCCAGACCCTGGACCTGGCCGGCTTCAAGGTGACGGCCCTGGCTGACGCCCGCGAGCTGGAGATGGCCGCGGTGCGCGATTGGCCCGGCGTGGTGGTCAGTGACATCCGCATGCCCGGCATCGACGGCCTGGAGCTGCTGGCCCAGTTGCATCAGCGCGACGCCGAGTTGCCGGTGGTGCTGATCACCGGCCATGGCGACGTGCCCCTGGCGGTGCAGGCCATGCGCGCCGGCGCCTATGACTTCCTGGAAAAGCCCTTCGCCAACGACGCCCTGATCGACAGCGTGCGGCGTGCGCTGGGGGCTCGCCATCTGGTCCTGGAAAACCGCAGCCTGCGCCTGGCCCTGGCCGAGCGCCATGAACTGCAGACCCGGCTGATCGGCCAGACCCCGGGCATGGCCCGGCTGCGCGATCAGATCGGCGCCCTGGCGGCCACCCAGGCCGATGTGCTGATCCATGGCGAAACCGGTGCCGGCAAGGAAGTGGTCGCCCGCGCCCTGCACGACCTGTCGAATCGCCGCGACGGCCCCTTCGTCGCCATCAACGCCGGCGCCCTGGCCGAATCCGTAGTGGAAAGCGAACTCTTCGGTCACGAACAGGGCGCCTTCACCGGCGCCCAGAAGCGCCGCATCGGCAAGTTCGAATACGCCAGCGGTGGCACCCTCTTTCTCGACGAGATCGAGAGCATGAGCCTGGACGTCCAGGTCAAGCTGCTGCGCCTGCTGCAGGAACGCAAGGTCGAACGCCTTGGCTCCAACCAGCAGATCCCGCTGGATATCCGGGTGGTCGCCGCCACCAAGGAAGACCTGCGCCAGGCCGCCGACCAGGGCCGTTTCCGCGCCGACCTCTATTACCGGCTCAATGTCGCCACCTTGCGCATCCCCGCCCTGCGCGAGCGCAGCGAAGACATCCTGCCGCTGTTCCACCACTTCGCCCGGGCCGCCGCCGAGCGCCATGGCACCCCGGGGCGCGAGCCCGATGCCGAGCAGCGCGCGGCCCTGATCGCCCACAGCTGGCCCGGCAACGTGCGGGAATTGCAGAACGCCGCCGAGCGCTTCGCCTTGGGCCTGGACCTGGCGCTGGACAGCAGTGCCTTCGCGCCCCTGGCACCGATGAGCGCCGCCCCCGTGGCCGCCTCGGCAGCGGTCGTCGCGGCGCCGTCCTCGGCCGGCCTGGCCGCCGGGCTGGGCGAGCAGGTCGAGGCCTTCGAGCGCGACCTCATCCAGCGTGAACTGGCCCGACCCCATGCCTCCCTGCGCAGTCTCGCCGAGGCCCTGGGCCTGCCACGCAAGACGCTGTCCGACAAGCTGCGCAAGCACGACCTGCAATTCACCGGCGGCGCGGCGGACGAAGGCGACTAG